Genomic window (Leisingera methylohalidivorans DSM 14336):
GAACTGTGCGGTGATTGCCGGTATCATGAAGCGCGTCAACCCCGAGGTGAACATGGTTTCCGCCCCGGTGGTCGCCAAGGAGCGCGGCATCCAGATTTCGACCACAAACCAGGACAAATCCGGCACATTCGACGGTTATGTCAAGGTGACTGCCGTGACCTCCAAGCGCGAGCGCTCGGTGGCGGGCACCGTGTTTTCCGACGGCAAGCCGCGTTTCATCCAGATCAAAGGCATCAATATTGAGGCCGAGGTCGGCGCCCACATGCTTTATACCACCAACGAGGACGTGCCCGGCATCATCGGCACCCTGGGTCACACCCTGGGCGAAAGCGATGTGAACATTGCCAACTTCACCCTGGGCCGTTCCGAAGCCGGCGGCGAAGCCATCGCACTGCTCTATGTGGATGACGAAGTGCCCGCCAGGGTCCGCGCCAAGCTGGCCGACACCGGACTGTTCAACCAGATCAAGCCGTTGGCATTCGACGTTGCCTGACCGGTCTGGTGAATAACTGGAAAAGCCCCCGCTTGCTCTGCGGGGGCTTTTTCCTTGTCAGGTTTACATCACCTTTGCTGCACGAAGACTGACTTTTCCGGCCGGCTGCGCAGTACCACCGCCGCGAAGATCAGCATCGACAGCAGCGCCACCAGCGATCCCGCCTGCGCCAGCAGGTCGGTGCTTTCCTGAATGGCCAGCGGGATGCCCGGCACCAGCAGCGCCAGCGCCAGTAAAGCGGTTCCCAGGTGCAGCCGTGGCAAAAGGCCCCCGGCGGCCTGCGGCAGCAGGTGGTAATAAAACGCATAGATCGCACAACTGACCCAGCCAAGCAGATTCAGATGCCCGTGGGCCGGCGACAGAAGGTGGTCCTGGCTTGCCGACATCTGGATTCCCCAGACCATGCCGCCAAGCGCCGATGCCACCGCCGCCAGCATGAACCACCGCGCAATTCCTTCCATTTTCAGTCCTCCCGGTTCAGTTTGTTCATAAGACAACTTCCCCGGTAACTTGGTGCGGTGAAACCGGATTGCCAGTCGGAGGGCAGACGTCCCGGGGGTTGAACCCCTTGCCGTAATACACCATCAAATCGCCAAAACCGCGCAAAGGAGCTGTTATGACCGCCCCCCTCTACGCCATCGGTGACATCCACGGCCAGCTGGAGATGCTGGAGCAGGCGCTGGCCCGGATCGAGGTTGATGGCGGCCCCGAGGCCCGCATCGTTTTCCTGGGCGACTACACCGACCGTGGTCCCGACAGCCGCGGAGTAATCGAGCGGTTGATCGCAGCCCAGGAGGAGGGCCGGGACTGGATCTGCCTCAAGGGCAACCACGACCGGATGTTTGAATGGTTTATGGAGGACATACCGCGCCATGACCCGCATCTTCTGATCGGATACCACTGGCTGCATGAGCGGATCGGCGGCACTGAAACCCTGGCCAGCTACGGGCTGACATTCAAGGACCGTACCCGGCTCGACGATCTGCATGCAGAAGCCAAAGAGGTGATTCCCCCGCGGCATGCTGAATTCCTGCGCAGCCTCACGCCCCTTCACGAGACGCCGGAGCTGGCCTTTGTGCACGCCGGAATCGTGCCCGGTGTACCGCTGGCCCGGCAGAAAGAGGATGATCTGGTCTGGATCCGGCAGCTGTTCCACGACCACACCGGTGCGCATCCGAAACTGATTGTGCATGGCCACACGCCGGTGGACAGGCCCAGTCATTACGGCAACCGCATCAATCTCGACAGCGGTGCGGGTTACGGCCGCCCACTTAGCACGGCCGTGTTCGAAGGCCGCAGCTGCTGGCTGCTTGCTGAGAACGGGCGCCAGCCGCTGACACCCTGAACCGCGGCCTCGTTCTGGTTGCAAGTATTCTGGGGCTGCGGCCGCAAGGCCAAGTGGGCAACGCCCTCTCAATCCGCACTCAGCTCCAGTCCAGCACCACCTTGCCGCTTGACCCGGATTTCATTGCCGCGAACCCTTCTGCAAAATCCTCCATTGCAAAGCGATGGGTGATCACCCGGCTCACATCCAGCCCGTTTTGCAGCATGGCGATCATCTTGTACCAGGTCTCGAACATCTCACGGCCGTAGACGCCCTTGAGGGTGATTGCCTTGAACACGATGCGGCTCCAATCCACCGGTGATTTGCCCGGCGGAATGCCCAGCAGCGCAATCTTCCCGCCCATCACCAGCGCCTCGACCATCTGATCCAGGGCCGCTTGCGAGCCGGACATCTCCAGCCCGACGTCAAAGCCCTGTTTCATGCCCAGCTCCTGGATCACATCACTTAGCTCTTCCCTGGACACATCCACAGTACGCACCGCCGGCACAACATGCGCGGCCAGCTTCAACCGGTCCGGATTGATGTCGGTGATCACCACATGCCGCGCGCCGGCATGTTTCGCCACCGCCGCCGCCATGATGCCAATGGGGCCGGCCCCGGTGATCAGCACATCCTCCCCCAGCAGATCAAAGCTCAAAGCGGTATGCACCGCATTGCCCAGCGGGTCGAGAATGGCGCCGATCTCGTCCGGGATGTCATCCGGCAGCGGCACCACATTGAAGGCGGGCAGTTTCAGATATTGTGCAAAGGCGCCCTGCTCATTCACCCCGATGCCGCGGGTGCCGGGGTCCAGGTGGAACTTGCCGGCCCGCGACTGGCGCGAATCCGTCTTGATCAGGTGCCCCTCGCCGGAGCACCGCTGGCCCACTGTCAGGTCTTTCACGTTGCGGCCGATTTCAACGATCTCGCCAGCAAATTCGTGCCCGGTGATCATCGGCACCGGCACGGTGTGCGCGGCCCAGTCATCCCAATTCCAGATATGTATATCGGTCCCGCAAATGCCGGTCTTTTTAACCTTGATCAGCACCTCATCCGGGCCGATTTCCGGCACCGGTGCCTGCACCACCCACAGGCCTTCTTTGGGATGCGATTTCTCCAGTGCCTTCATCGTGTTGGGCAGGCTCATGAAATTACCCCCAGTTCCTTGCCAACTTTACCGAATGCGGCCAGCGCACGGTCCAGCTCATCCCGTGTCAGCGCTGCATTCATCTGCGTCCGGATCCGCGCCTGGCCGCGCGGCACCACCGGGAAGAAAAAGCCAGAGACATAAACGCCCTCGTCGAACAACCGCGACGCCATATCCTGCGCCAGCTGCGCCTCGCCCAGCATCACCGGGATAATCGGATGCTCACCGGGCAAAAGGTCAAAGCCCAGGCTTTCCAGCCCCGCGCGCCAGTACTTCGCATTTTCGAACAGCTGCGCCCGCAAACCGTCCCCTTTTTCCACCAGCCGGATCGCCTCCAGCCCGGCGGCAACAATCGATGGCGGCAGCGAGTTGGAGAACAGATAGGGCCGCGCCCGCTGCCGCAGCAGGTCGATCACTGGCTGCGGCCCGGCGATATAACCGCCGATGGCCCCCCCAAGTGCCTTGCCCAATGTCCCGGTGACGATATCCGCGTCCACCCCGAAATGCTCCGGCGTGCCGGCGCCCGTAGCGCCCATGAAACCTGTGGCGTGGCAGTCATCGACCATCACCACCGCATCATATTTGTCGGCCAGCGCCCGGATCTCCGGCAGTTTGGCCAGATAGCCATCCATCGAGAACACGCCGTCGGTGGCGATCATGATATGGCGCGCGCCGTCCTCGCGGGCCTGTTTCAGCCAGGCCTCCAGATCGTTCATGTCACTGTTCAGGTAACGGTAGCGCTTGGCCTTGCACAGGCGCACGCCGTCGATGATTGACGCATGGTTCAGGCTGTCCGAAATGATCGCATCCTCCGGTCCTAGCAGCGGCTCGAACAACCCGCCATTGGCGTCGAAGCAGGCGGCAAACAGGATCGCGTCATCCTTGCCAAGGAACTTGGCCAGACGGCTCTCCAGCTCCCGGTGAATGTCTTGCGTCCCGCAAATGAACCGCACGCTCGCCATGCCGAACCCTTTCGGCTCCATCGCGTCCTTGGCGGCTTTGATCAGGGCGGGGTGATCGGCCAGCCCCAGATAATTGTTGGCGCAAAGGTTGATCACCTCACGGCCGCCGACCGTAATCTCGCCCCCTTGGGGAGAGGTGATCATTCGCTCACGCTTGTACAGCCCCTCAGCCTCGATCTGGGCCAGCGTGCTGGAGATGTCGGTCAGAAATGCGTTGGACATGAGCTAACTCCCTGGGTGCCTCGAGTCG
Coding sequences:
- the tdh gene encoding L-threonine 3-dehydrogenase; protein product: MKALEKSHPKEGLWVVQAPVPEIGPDEVLIKVKKTGICGTDIHIWNWDDWAAHTVPVPMITGHEFAGEIVEIGRNVKDLTVGQRCSGEGHLIKTDSRQSRAGKFHLDPGTRGIGVNEQGAFAQYLKLPAFNVVPLPDDIPDEIGAILDPLGNAVHTALSFDLLGEDVLITGAGPIGIMAAAVAKHAGARHVVITDINPDRLKLAAHVVPAVRTVDVSREELSDVIQELGMKQGFDVGLEMSGSQAALDQMVEALVMGGKIALLGIPPGKSPVDWSRIVFKAITLKGVYGREMFETWYKMIAMLQNGLDVSRVITHRFAMEDFAEGFAAMKSGSSGKVVLDWS
- a CDS encoding metallophosphoesterase family protein, with the translated sequence MTAPLYAIGDIHGQLEMLEQALARIEVDGGPEARIVFLGDYTDRGPDSRGVIERLIAAQEEGRDWICLKGNHDRMFEWFMEDIPRHDPHLLIGYHWLHERIGGTETLASYGLTFKDRTRLDDLHAEAKEVIPPRHAEFLRSLTPLHETPELAFVHAGIVPGVPLARQKEDDLVWIRQLFHDHTGAHPKLIVHGHTPVDRPSHYGNRINLDSGAGYGRPLSTAVFEGRSCWLLAENGRQPLTP
- a CDS encoding glycine C-acetyltransferase, translated to MSNAFLTDISSTLAQIEAEGLYKRERMITSPQGGEITVGGREVINLCANNYLGLADHPALIKAAKDAMEPKGFGMASVRFICGTQDIHRELESRLAKFLGKDDAILFAACFDANGGLFEPLLGPEDAIISDSLNHASIIDGVRLCKAKRYRYLNSDMNDLEAWLKQAREDGARHIMIATDGVFSMDGYLAKLPEIRALADKYDAVVMVDDCHATGFMGATGAGTPEHFGVDADIVTGTLGKALGGAIGGYIAGPQPVIDLLRQRARPYLFSNSLPPSIVAAGLEAIRLVEKGDGLRAQLFENAKYWRAGLESLGFDLLPGEHPIIPVMLGEAQLAQDMASRLFDEGVYVSGFFFPVVPRGQARIRTQMNAALTRDELDRALAAFGKVGKELGVIS